A window of Bradyrhizobium sp. AZCC 1610 contains these coding sequences:
- a CDS encoding S1C family serine protease, whose amino-acid sequence MKCRAAAVAVLLSTIFASSNAEARGPYGSISVGNWKGGAYTNDETGSFTHCAAGARYASGVFFLVMIDSNGGWSLGFMHEQWRLTTGEAFPLTLTFDGQQPFNVHGVPIADKLVRVPMPSNSSLIAQFRKAKAMTAFTQGQLFQFNLDQTGQLLPVLAHCVAKVRQSGVTAASDFSVLPAAKAVAAAASDSAPAKPDRLFDQKGTGFLVSSNGHLVTNAHVVQGCVSDIQGNPSGEAPAKLRLVSSDETNDLALLQVTGSFKDVARIRDKAIQSGDSVVAIGYPFHGLLTSDFTVTTGIVSSLSGILNDTRFLQISAAVQPGNSGGPLLASSGDVVGVVAAKLNAIKFVRATGNIPENINFAIKTGALRDFLDNSVVPYQISDAKAELKTADIARNARAFTFLISCKAKAREKETAKN is encoded by the coding sequence ATGAAATGCCGTGCTGCTGCGGTCGCAGTGTTATTGTCTACGATTTTTGCCAGTTCGAATGCCGAGGCGCGCGGGCCCTACGGCTCGATCAGCGTCGGCAACTGGAAGGGTGGGGCCTACACCAACGACGAGACCGGGTCTTTCACGCACTGTGCAGCCGGCGCCCGATACGCCAGCGGCGTCTTTTTTCTCGTGATGATCGACAGCAATGGCGGGTGGAGCCTCGGCTTCATGCACGAACAATGGAGGCTGACGACCGGGGAGGCGTTTCCGCTTACCCTGACATTCGACGGCCAGCAACCGTTCAACGTTCACGGCGTGCCGATCGCCGACAAGCTGGTTCGCGTTCCGATGCCGAGCAATTCCTCGCTCATCGCCCAATTTCGAAAGGCGAAGGCGATGACGGCCTTTACGCAAGGCCAGCTCTTCCAGTTCAATCTCGACCAGACCGGGCAGCTATTGCCGGTATTGGCGCATTGCGTTGCCAAGGTCAGGCAATCGGGCGTAACCGCTGCCAGTGATTTCTCGGTCCTTCCCGCAGCCAAGGCGGTCGCTGCAGCGGCATCGGACTCGGCGCCGGCCAAGCCCGACAGACTGTTCGACCAGAAGGGCACCGGCTTCCTGGTGAGTTCGAATGGACACCTCGTGACCAATGCGCACGTGGTGCAGGGCTGCGTCAGCGACATTCAGGGCAATCCGTCCGGCGAGGCGCCCGCCAAACTGCGCCTGGTGTCGAGCGACGAAACCAACGATCTTGCTCTTTTGCAAGTGACGGGCTCGTTCAAGGACGTCGCCAGAATCAGGGACAAGGCGATCCAGTCCGGCGACAGCGTGGTGGCGATCGGCTATCCATTCCATGGACTGCTGACATCCGATTTCACGGTAACAACCGGGATCGTGAGCTCGCTCAGCGGCATCCTGAACGATACGCGCTTTCTCCAGATCAGCGCGGCCGTTCAACCCGGCAACAGCGGCGGGCCGCTATTGGCCTCGAGCGGCGACGTGGTCGGCGTGGTTGCGGCCAAACTGAATGCCATCAAGTTCGTGAGGGCAACGGGCAACATTCCCGAGAACATCAATTTCGCCATCAAGACCGGGGCGTTGAGGGATTTTCTCGATAACAGCGTGGTGCCGTATCAGATTTCCGACGCCAAGGCCGAATTGAAGACGGCCGACATCGCGCGCAATGCGAGAGCGTTTACGTTCCTGATTTCCTGCAAGGCCAAGGCGAGGGAAAAAGAGACCGCAAAGAACTAG
- a CDS encoding Lrp/AsnC family transcriptional regulator — protein MAGRLDRIDLKILRLLQNSGRLTNAELAETAGVSAATCHRRTQRLFDEGYIAQVRAMVAPRKVGKGALVMVGVVLDRSTPESFAAFERAIAQLKFVLDCHLVAGDFDYFLKIRVGDMEDFNRIHGEQLIALPGVRQTRTFFVMKEVVDNAPLDF, from the coding sequence ATGGCCGGCAGGCTCGACCGCATCGATCTTAAGATATTGCGTTTGCTGCAGAATAGCGGCCGGCTGACCAATGCCGAGCTGGCCGAAACGGCTGGTGTCAGCGCCGCGACCTGTCACCGCCGCACCCAGCGCCTGTTCGACGAGGGCTATATCGCCCAGGTCAGGGCGATGGTGGCGCCGCGCAAGGTCGGCAAAGGGGCGCTGGTCATGGTGGGCGTCGTGCTCGACCGCTCCACACCGGAAAGCTTTGCCGCCTTCGAGCGGGCAATCGCGCAACTAAAATTCGTGCTCGATTGCCATCTGGTGGCCGGCGATTTCGACTATTTCCTCAAGATCCGTGTCGGCGACATGGAGGATTTCAACCGCATCCATGGCGAACAATTGATCGCGCTGCCGGGCGTCCGCCAGACCCGGACCTTCTTCGTCATGAAGGAAGTGGTCGACAACGCGCCGCTTGATTTCTGA